The following nucleotide sequence is from Streptomyces sp. NBC_00237.
GATCGGCACGATCGCCTCGGGCTGGTTCACCGACCGCTTCGAGGCCCGTCGCCTCCTGGCGGTCTACTACGCGCTCCGGGGCATCTCCCTCCTCTTCCTCCCCCTCCTGCTCGCCCCTTCCGTCCATCCCCCGATGGTGCTCTTCATCGTCTTCTACGGCCTGGACTGGGTGGCCACGGTCCCGCCGACGATCGCGCTGTGCCGCGAGTACTTCGGCGAGGACAGCGCGATCGTCTTCGGCTGGGTACTGGCTTCGCACCAGGTGGGGGCGGCACTGGTGGCGTTCTTGGGCGGGTTGGCGCGCGACGTCTTCGGGTCGTACGACGTCGTCTGGTACGCGTCGGGGGCCCTGTGCGCGATGGCCGCGCTGATGGCCCTCATCATCCAAAAGCGGCCGACGCGGAAACCCGAAATGGCAGGATAGCCCCACTGACGAGGCCCCTGACCAGGGCAAAAGTGGGGGAACACCATGACCAGGACCCGCATATCCAAAGCCACCCGCCGCGCGCTGCTCACGGCAGCCACCGCCGCGCTGTGCGCCACGACGCTGACGTCCTGCGGCACGCAACACGCGGGGGCCGCAGGCGCGGGGGCGGCGACGGGCAAGGAAATCGTCTGCCCGGACGGCAGCACACCGGGCCCGATGACGGGCGGGGGCGGCGAGGACCTGACGTCGGAGGACGTGGGGGGTACGGGTGAGGACCTGACGTCGGAGGACGTGGGGGGTACGGGGGAGGACCTGACGTCGGAGGATGTGGGGGGTACGGGGGAGGACCTGACCTCGGAGGATGTCGGGGGCACCGGCGAGGATCTGACGTCGGAGGACGTGGGCGGCACCGGCGAAGACCTCACCTCCGACCCGGGCACCGGTGACGACGGCCTCCCCGAGGGGCCGAGCGAGTGCTGGGGCCCCGACTACGGGAAGAACGACCCCTCCCAGGAGCCCCACCGCGTCAACGGCGTCCCCACGGTGGGCGCGCACCGCTGGTACGGCATGAAGACCGAGTTCACGGCGTACATCAAGTCGACGCCCTCCACGAAGGACGACGAAGTCCTCGACGACATCCGCGGAATCCGCATGGTCAAGATCCGCAGGCCCGAGAACAGCGACGTCATGGAGGCCCGCATCGCCTCCGGCTGCGGCCCGTTCCAGGAGCAGTGCGAGTTCCAGGCGAAGACGTTCGCGGACTGGCGCAGCAAGAAGTACGGCGACAAGGGCCACGTGGTCCTGTTCGGCGGCGCGAAGACAACGGTGGAGCTGACCTGGGGCCTCAAACCGAACCCCAAGTCCAGCTAGCCCCAGCCCAACCGGCCCGAGCCCAACCGGCCCGAGCCCAGCCAGCCTGAGCCCAGCCAGCCCGAGTCCGACCAGTCCCCTTAGGCGCTGAAGCCGCTGAAGCCACCGAAGGCGCCCCGGTGGAAGAGCAGGGGGGAGCTCTCCGGGGCGTCCGGGGCGGTCGCGCTCAGGGCTTCGACGCGGCCGACCACGATCAGGTGGTCGCCGCCCGTGTGCACGGTCTGGATCGTGCAGTCGATCCAGGCCGGTACGCCCGCCAGCCGTGGCGAACCCGTCACGGGTGCGGCGTCGTACTCGACGCCCGCGAACTTGTCCGTGCCGCTTCGGGCGAAGCCTCGGCACAGCTCGCCCTGGTGGGCGCCCAGGACGTTGACGCAGAAGACCCCGGCGCGGGCGATACGGGGCCAGGTCGTCGACGTACGGGCCACCATGAAGACGACCAGTGGCGGGTCGAGCGACAGTGACGCGAAGGACTGGCAGGCGAACCCGGCGGGTGGTTCGTCGTCCGGTCCCGTAGCGGCTGCCGCTCCCGGTGCGGTGGTCACCGGTGCGGTACTGCCCGGTGACGTGATAACGGTAACGCCGCTCGCGAAGTTCCCGAGTACGCGCCGGAATTCGACGGGATCAAGTGGAAGCCGTTCGTCCGGGCGGACGGCCCGCAGGTCGGGGCGCGGCAGAGCTTCCACTGCCTGCGGCTCGGCGACCGTGGCGGCGCCGACGGACCTGAGGTATCGGACGGCGGTGGCCGCCATCCCTGCGTGTCCCATCACCTCTCCATTGAAGCTGACGGCCCGTCAGATAGGAAGACGCGCGAGGGCGTGGGCAGGAGTGCGATTACAGGCCCCGGTAACGCGGCGTGCGGCGTTCGACGAAGCTGGCGACGCCCTCGTTGGCGTCGGCGGTGGTCATGTTGATCTCCTGGGCCGAGGCTTCGGCAGCCAGGGCCGTGCTGCGGTCCGAGTCGAGGGACGCGTTGACGAGCTGCTTGGTGAGGGCGAGCGCCCGGGTGGGACCCGCGGCGAGGCGTTCGGCCCAGGCGCGGGCGGTCTTGTCGAGGTCGTCGGCGGGGACGACCCGGTTGACCAGGCCCAGGCGTTCCGCCTCCGCCGCCGGGAGCGCGTCCCCGAAGAACATCAGCTCCTTCGCGCGCTGCGGGCCGATCAGGCGGGGGAGGAGATAGGCCCCGCCGCCGTCCGGGACGAGGCCCCGCCGTACGAAAACCTCGATGAACTTCGCCTCCTCGGCAGCGATGACGAGGTCGCAGGCGAGGGCGAGGTGCGCCCCGATACCGGCCGCCGTGCCGTTCACGGCGGCGATCACCGGCTTCTCGCAGTCGAGTACGGCGGTGATCAGCCGCTGCGCGCCGAGCCGGATCGTACGGGCGACGTCGCCGGGGACGCGCTCGCGACCCGCGGTGGCCGGGTTGTTGCTCCGCAGGTCCGCGCCCGCGCAGAAGCCCTTGCCCGTGGCGGTGATCACGACGGCCCGGATCGCGGGGTCGGCGGAAGCCTCGGCGAGCAGCGAAATGATGCGTTCCCGCTGGTCCCAGGTGACGGCGTTCATGGCTTCGGGGCGGTTGAGGGTGATCCAGGAGACCCCGTTGTCAGTGGCGTGGAGTATCAATGAATGCACGGAGAGTGACGAGCTGTCCGGCGATGCGGAAGTGGGGGAAGTCATGGGTGTACGGCTCCGGTTCGGGTGGAGAAGCGCGTGGTCGACGATCTCGACGAGGTTGGGGGCGGCGGTGTCAACGGCAGACGGCCAGCGCGTCCAGGGCCACCGCGCCCTGTCCGCGCGGCAGGACCATGAGCGGGTTGATGTCCAGCTCGGAGAGGTCGTCGCCGAGTTCCAGGGCCATCCGCTGGACGCGCAGGATCACCTCGACGAGGGCGTCCACGTCTGCCGGGGGCGCCCCCCGAACGCCTTCCAGCAGGGCGTGCCCGCGCAGTTCGCCGAGCATCGCGCGGGCATCCGGCTCCCCGAAGGGCGGTACGCGTACGGCGGCGTCCCCGAGTACCTCCACCAGCACGCCACCCAGACCGACCGTGACGGTGGGCCCGAAGAGCGCGTCGCGGCCCGCGCCGACGACCATTTCCACGCCCCGCGCGACCATCTGGCAGACGAGGATTCCGTCCAGGGTGATGTTCTCGTACGCGGCGATGTCGGTCAGCTCGCGATAGGCGTCCCGGACCTGACTGGCCGAGGTCAACCCGACTTTCACCAGCCCGAGTTCGGTCTTGTGGGCGAGCTGCGGACCGGAGGCTTTCATCACGAGCGGGTAGCCGACCTGCGCGGCCGAGCGCACGGCCGCCGCCGCACTGGTCACCAGCTGCTCACGCGGTACGCGAATGCCGTACGCCCGCAGCAACTGTTTCGCCGCGTGCTCGCTGAGCTGCTGGCCCGGGCGCATCAGTGCCTGTGCCTTGCGGAACGAGGGCGAAGGCGTGCGCGGCGCCTCGTCGAAGGGGGAGCGGTAGGAGGCCGTGAAGCGGTGGTGGTCGAGGTAGGCCCGGACGGCGGTGATGCAGTTGCCGAAGGTGCGGAAGGTGGCCAGCCGGGACGAGCCGAGCAGGGTCTCGCGGTACGCGGCCTCGGTGCCGACGGGCGACCCCCACACCACGCACACCAGCTTGTCCGTCGCCTCGGCGGCGTCCGCGAGGTCCTGGGCCAGTTTGTCGCTCATGGGAGGGAAGGGGCCTGTGATCGGGCAGATCAGCACTCCCACCGCCGGATCGGCGAGGATCGCGTCGATGATCTTCCGGCCGCGCCAGTCCCCGACGGGGTGACCCCCGTTGTCGACCGGGTTGGCCACGTTCAGGTACTCCGGTATCCACTCGTGCAGCTCCGCCTGCTTGGCGGCGTCCAGCGCCGGAAGGTCGAGACCCGCCGCCGTCGCCAGGTCCGCGAAGTGCGCGCCCGTTCCGCCCGAGATCGAATACACGACGACACCGTCGGCCAGGGGCTTGCGGGCGCGGGCCAACAGGGCGGCGGTGTCCTGGAGTTCGTCCAGACCGTCCACCCGGATGACACCGAACTGCCGCATCGCCGCATCGACGACGTCGTCCGCGCCGGTCAGCTTCCCGGTGTGGGAGGCGGCGGTACGGGCTCCGGCCTCGGTCCGCCCGACCTTGACGGCGACGACGGGCACGCCGCTGCGGGCGGCGCGGTCGGCGGCGAGGAGGAAGGAGCGGCCGTCCTTGAGGCCCTCGATGTAGGCGGCGATGGCGCCGACCTCGGGTCGCGTGGAGAAGTACGAGATGAAGTCCGCGGTCTCCAGATCGGCCTCGTTACCGGTGGGAGCCCAGTGCGAGAGCCGCACACCGATCTGCTGGAGGGAGAAGACAGGGCGTCCTTGGTGGCCGGACTGGGTGATGAGGGCGATGGCGGGTCCTTCCAGATCGTCCCGGAAGGCTTCGAAGGCGTTGAGGTTGGTGTTCGGACCGAGGAGACGTAGTCCGGAGTCGGTGGCGGCGACGGCGGCGGCCAGGTGGGCCTGGGCGGCGGCCCCGTCCTCACCGGTCTCGGCGAAACCGGAGGCGAAGGCGACAGCGAAGCTGACCTTGGCGTCGGCCAGTTGATGGACGAGAGGGAGGGGGTTCTTCACGAGGAGCACGGCGAGATCGACCTGCTCGGGCAGATCGGAGACGGAGGGCACGCACGGCAGCCCGAATACGGACTCCCGGGACGGGTGCACGGGGTGCAGGCGGGCCCCCACACGCTCGGCCCAGGCGATGAGCTGGCGGGTGATCCCCGTGTTGGGGCGGCCCTCGGCATCGGAAGCGCCGACGACGGCGACGGACTCGGGCCGGAAGAACCGGTCCAGATCCGGCACCGGGGCGTACAGCGGGCGCCCGCTGACGTCCAGGTCGGCGGCGGTCGCGGTACCGACCCCGGAGGCGGCGGCGTCGGCGGTCGTGGTCCCCGGGGCGCCGGGGGCCCGGGTCGCGGCGGCGGTCGTGCCGTGGACGGAGGCGGACCGGGCTTCGTCCCCGCAGGCGACGACGCGGGCGCGGAGGCCGGAGGTGAGGGTGCCGTGTGTTGATCCAAGCATCGCTGAGCCCGCTCCTGCTCGTTGTGGAGACCGGAATGGCAATTCACTGACGCTCTGTCAGATTACTGAATTGACGGTACGTCAGGAACAGGGCGGAAGGGACCTGTTCGGATTCCGGTGCCGGAGCGGGGGTCAGTGATCAGCCCGGCGATGCCGGTCAGGTCCCGGTGCCGCTCGCGGTCCGGGCGTGGTCGGGCAGGAGGTTGACGAGGAGGGTGATCTGGCCGAGGTGGGTGAAGAAGTCAGCAAGGAGGCCCTGGAGGCGTTCCTGGGCGGCGGGGCTGTAGGGGAGGGTGGGGCTCGGGACGGTGAGGGCCGGGTCGTGGTCCGGGGCCTCGGTGAGATAGCGCTCGGTGCGGGTGTGGACGACGTCGTGGTAGGCGAGGAGGTCCTTGCTTCCCGGGGCGTGGAAGGCCGCCACCTGTTCCGGGGTGTGCCCGAGGCCGGTGTCGGAGGGGTCGGCGGGGCGGTGGAAGTGGTCGGCCCAGCCGTCGGAAAGCCAGAGTTGGGGGATGCCCATGAGTTCGGAGAGGTTCCGGTCCTGGCCGCGTGTGATGCGCCAGGCGAGCCAACCGATGGAGTGGGTGGCGGGGGAGGGCCGCCAGATGAGGGCGTCGTCGTCCAGGCCCTCGACGGCGGCGGTCAACTCCCTTCGTACGCGGCGGAAGAGGCCAAGGGTGAGGTCGTCGGGTGCGTCGGGCATGCGGGTCCCTCCGGTGGGTGTGGGTGCGTCGGCCTCGGTACCGGGGCTGGTACCGAGGCCGGTGCGTGGGTGGGGCGGGTCAGGGGCGGAAGGCGGCGGCGTGGTCGGCGGCCCAGGCGGCGAAGGGGCGGGGCGGGCGGCCCAGGACGTCTTCGACGGCCGAGGTCGTGTCGGCCACCGACGCGGGCACGGTCGCCCACATGTGCAGCATGAAGTCGATGCCCTCGTCGGGCCAGCCCTCCGCACGCCACTGTTCGCGGGCCTGGTCGTCGGTCAGTTCCGTGAAGCGGAGTTCCTGGCCTGTCGCCGCCGCGATGGCCGCCACCTTGGCGGCCGGGGTGAGGGCTTCGGGGCCCGTGAGGTGGAGGCTGCGTCCCGCGTGGCTGCCGTTCGTGCTCGTGAGTACGGCGGCGATGACCTCGGCGACGTCCCGCTCGTCGGCGGAGGCGGTCCGGCGGGCGGCGTACGGTTCGCGGACCTCGGACGTGGTGCGGATGGTGTCGGCCCAGCCGAGGGTGTTGGACATGAGGTCGATCGGCCAGACGAACGTCCATTCCAGGGGGCTGGTGCGGACCGCCGTGGTCAGACCGCTCTCGTCGTCGCCGACCGCGAGGACCGTCAGGCGTTGAACGCCCGCTTCGGTGGCGAGGGCCAGGATCTCCGGGCCCGTGGTGAGAGGGGTGTGGTCGTGCCCGGTGGCTCCGAGGAGGTGCAGGGCGCTGACACCGTCGAGGGCTGCGGCGAGGGTGTCCGGCTTGGTGAGGTCACCCTCGACGATCTCGACGCCGTCGGGGAGGCGGGCGGCCCCGGCCCCGGCTGCGCTCGCGTCGCGGGTGAGGGCGCGGACCGGGTGCCCGGTGCTGTGGAGGTGCTCGACCACGAGGCGGCCCAGGTTTCCCGTGGCACCAGTTACCAGAATCGTCATGCGGCTCCTCGTCGGGTGATCGGTGCCGGGGCTGTCATGTTGCCCGGCTGTGGACGAGGTTAGGCTCCAACTAGGCCGCGTATTGGCCCAGTTGCCGATCCTGTGCGGCTGGTCCGGGCTCCGGTCCGGGTGGGGCCCGTTCCGCACGGTGCGGGTAGCTGGCGTCACCCTGGCGAGGAGTGGGGCACGGGGTGGAGCTTCCCCGCTCCCGGCGGCGGGGGCCGGGTACGGGGAGACCGGTTTCGGTGGCCTCCCCTGACAGGGCTGGGTGTCTGGTGCTCAGTGCTGGCGCTTGAGGGTGCCGAGGAGGGCGGCCAAGGCGGCGGGGGCGGGCGTGACGATCCGGCCCGGCTCGTCGCTCTCGCGGAGGTGGATGCGGCCCGTTGCGGATGCGGACAGCTCGACGCATTCGCCCTGGCCGCTGCTGCCGCTGAAGCTGGACTTCTGCCAGTCGGGTTCCATCACGGGATGCTCCTGGTCAGCTCGTAGGGCTAGAGAACGCTCCTGCTTTGACGGTACGCAGCAGTCCGGTCAGGCCGTTAGGCGTAACGGTGGTGACGTGGGTGGGGTCGTCGCTCTCGCGGAGGTGGATGCGGCCCGTTGGGTCGATCGCCAGCTCGACGCACTCTTGCGAGCCCCCTGTGCTGAACGACGACTTTTGCCAACTGAGCTGAGGCATCAGGCTCCTTCTTACAGGCTGTACATCACGTGCTGGATCAGGCTAATCGAGTCCTGGGTGTCATGGGACTCGGGCTTGGCTTCCGGGTCGATCGGTGCGAGTGCGAGTTCGCTCAGCCGGTCAAACATCCTCGCGTACTCGTCCAATGTCCCGACCTCACTCAAGAAGGCGGAGTTCAAAGGGTGTTCCAGATAGACGGTGTCAAGCTCCTGGGTCGCGCCGCCGAAGAGGATGAAGGGACGGCTGAATGCGGCGTAGACCCCCGCTTCGAACGGGAAGATCTGGATCGTGACGTTGGGGAGTCGTGCAACCTCAATGAGGCGGAGCAGTTGCTTGCGCATGGCTTGCGCTCCGCCCACCCTGACGCGCAGCGCCGATTCGTGGATGACCGCGTGGTAGCTCATGGGCGATTCGCCATCGAGGATCTGCTGCCGTTCCATCCTGAACCGGGTGAAGCGGTCGAGCGTTGACTCGTCCTCCATGGTTGCGAGTACGGCACGGGCATAGTCGGCGGTTTGCAGCATGCCGGGGATGAACAGCGGCTCGTGGATTCTGATCCGGCTCGATCGGAACTCAAGCTCCGCAAGGTCGATGCCGGAGGGCGCGACGGTGTCCCGGAACTCGTCCCACCACCCCTTCCCCGTGGCCTGCGCCATCTCCATAAGCCCGTCGAAGTACGGGCCCGGTGGGCAGCCGTACTCGCGCAGCAGCTTGTAGAGCCGGTTCCGGGACACGTCGACGCGGCCCGCCTCAATGTTGCTAATGCGCGTGCGGTCGGCGTCGAGCAGGGCACCGGCGCGGTCGCCGGACAGGCCCGCGCTGTTCCGCAGTTTGCGGAGTTCTAGGCCGAGGCGGCGGTGTCGTTCGCTGGGATTGCTCCTGGGTGGCATGTCTGACCTCCTGCGAAGCAGTGTGCCGGGGCCAACTGGCGTGGGCCACGTGGTTATTCGTACGTCACTCACATCGGTGACATTCCTCGGAAACGGTTGCAACTCTCGGAACGGGTTCCCTACCTTCGAAGAGCGGAAGTACCCCCACCCTCACGGAAGTTGACGGGCGGACCTGGTCACCGCGACCTGCCCGTACGTGACCGTACGAGCCAGCGCACGCCGAGGAGGAAGCATGCGGAACCGGAACCGACCCGCCCTCACCGCCGACGTATCCCTGGTCTTTCCGCCCGACCCCGCCTGGGTCCGTAACGCCCGGGAGACCGTACGGACCCTCGTCGAAGCCGCCGGGAGAGGTGAACTCCTCGACGCTGCCGTGCTGTTGACGTCCGAGGTGGTCACGAACTCCATCGCCGCGTGCACCCTGAGCGGCACCGCCGGGCCCATCACCCTCTTCGCCGGGTGGACCGACCTCGGCAAGCTCCTCCGCGTCCTCGTGCACGACGAGGCTCCGGGGCGGCCCCAGTGCCAGAGT
It contains:
- a CDS encoding NmrA family NAD(P)-binding protein, with protein sequence MTILVTGATGNLGRLVVEHLHSTGHPVRALTRDASAAGAGAARLPDGVEIVEGDLTKPDTLAAALDGVSALHLLGATGHDHTPLTTGPEILALATEAGVQRLTVLAVGDDESGLTTAVRTSPLEWTFVWPIDLMSNTLGWADTIRTTSEVREPYAARRTASADERDVAEVIAAVLTSTNGSHAGRSLHLTGPEALTPAAKVAAIAAATGQELRFTELTDDQAREQWRAEGWPDEGIDFMLHMWATVPASVADTTSAVEDVLGRPPRPFAAWAADHAAAFRP
- a CDS encoding helix-turn-helix transcriptional regulator, giving the protein MPPRSNPSERHRRLGLELRKLRNSAGLSGDRAGALLDADRTRISNIEAGRVDVSRNRLYKLLREYGCPPGPYFDGLMEMAQATGKGWWDEFRDTVAPSGIDLAELEFRSSRIRIHEPLFIPGMLQTADYARAVLATMEDESTLDRFTRFRMERQQILDGESPMSYHAVIHESALRVRVGGAQAMRKQLLRLIEVARLPNVTIQIFPFEAGVYAAFSRPFILFGGATQELDTVYLEHPLNSAFLSEVGTLDEYARMFDRLSELALAPIDPEAKPESHDTQDSISLIQHVMYSL
- a CDS encoding DUF397 domain-containing protein, which encodes MPQLSWQKSSFSTGGSQECVELAIDPTGRIHLRESDDPTHVTTVTPNGLTGLLRTVKAGAFSSPTS
- a CDS encoding flavin reductase family protein, with the translated sequence MAATAVRYLRSVGAATVAEPQAVEALPRPDLRAVRPDERLPLDPVEFRRVLGNFASGVTVITSPGSTAPVTTAPGAAAATGPDDEPPAGFACQSFASLSLDPPLVVFMVARTSTTWPRIARAGVFCVNVLGAHQGELCRGFARSGTDKFAGVEYDAAPVTGSPRLAGVPAWIDCTIQTVHTGGDHLIVVGRVEALSATAPDAPESSPLLFHRGAFGGFSGFSA
- a CDS encoding DinB family protein codes for the protein MPDAPDDLTLGLFRRVRRELTAAVEGLDDDALIWRPSPATHSIGWLAWRITRGQDRNLSELMGIPQLWLSDGWADHFHRPADPSDTGLGHTPEQVAAFHAPGSKDLLAYHDVVHTRTERYLTEAPDHDPALTVPSPTLPYSPAAQERLQGLLADFFTHLGQITLLVNLLPDHARTASGTGT
- a CDS encoding enoyl-CoA hydratase/isomerase family protein, with protein sequence MTSPTSASPDSSSLSVHSLILHATDNGVSWITLNRPEAMNAVTWDQRERIISLLAEASADPAIRAVVITATGKGFCAGADLRSNNPATAGRERVPGDVARTIRLGAQRLITAVLDCEKPVIAAVNGTAAGIGAHLALACDLVIAAEEAKFIEVFVRRGLVPDGGGAYLLPRLIGPQRAKELMFFGDALPAAEAERLGLVNRVVPADDLDKTARAWAERLAAGPTRALALTKQLVNASLDSDRSTALAAEASAQEINMTTADANEGVASFVERRTPRYRGL
- a CDS encoding acetate--CoA ligase family protein gives rise to the protein MLGSTHGTLTSGLRARVVACGDEARSASVHGTTAAATRAPGAPGTTTADAAASGVGTATAADLDVSGRPLYAPVPDLDRFFRPESVAVVGASDAEGRPNTGITRQLIAWAERVGARLHPVHPSRESVFGLPCVPSVSDLPEQVDLAVLLVKNPLPLVHQLADAKVSFAVAFASGFAETGEDGAAAQAHLAAAVAATDSGLRLLGPNTNLNAFEAFRDDLEGPAIALITQSGHQGRPVFSLQQIGVRLSHWAPTGNEADLETADFISYFSTRPEVGAIAAYIEGLKDGRSFLLAADRAARSGVPVVAVKVGRTEAGARTAASHTGKLTGADDVVDAAMRQFGVIRVDGLDELQDTAALLARARKPLADGVVVYSISGGTGAHFADLATAAGLDLPALDAAKQAELHEWIPEYLNVANPVDNGGHPVGDWRGRKIIDAILADPAVGVLICPITGPFPPMSDKLAQDLADAAEATDKLVCVVWGSPVGTEAAYRETLLGSSRLATFRTFGNCITAVRAYLDHHRFTASYRSPFDEAPRTPSPSFRKAQALMRPGQQLSEHAAKQLLRAYGIRVPREQLVTSAAAAVRSAAQVGYPLVMKASGPQLAHKTELGLVKVGLTSASQVRDAYRELTDIAAYENITLDGILVCQMVARGVEMVVGAGRDALFGPTVTVGLGGVLVEVLGDAAVRVPPFGEPDARAMLGELRGHALLEGVRGAPPADVDALVEVILRVQRMALELGDDLSELDINPLMVLPRGQGAVALDALAVCR
- a CDS encoding ATP-binding protein, producing MRNRNRPALTADVSLVFPPDPAWVRNARETVRTLVEAAGRGELLDAAVLLTSEVVTNSIAACTLSGTAGPITLFAGWTDLGKLLRVLVHDEAPGRPQCQSPAPDSEGGRGMQLVSGGADAWGVCAHGPGEGKATWFELGRFERGYRFEGWLP
- a CDS encoding DUF397 domain-containing protein, encoding MEPDWQKSSFSGSSGQGECVELSASATGRIHLRESDEPGRIVTPAPAALAALLGTLKRQH